One genomic window of Pseudobacteroides sp. includes the following:
- a CDS encoding ABC transporter permease — MLLRKMLRDMKAKKAQFISIFLMAILGVLIYSGMNAEWYGMRQEVDKYYKEMRLADYWVKSNNFTKEDVDKVKNISGVKSVARRLTFDSSLDMKDDPTLRINIVESNIISLPLLVNGEEFEISKDGIWLDDSFANARGLRVGDKLKFELNGLKLEKNILGLIMHPEYVHNVEDNSVLVPNHKTFGFAFLSSAALPQGIQIPYNQLLIEKEDKIINENLKPQIEDIFSDRYSIVIGRDMQPSVVAFDTEIEQNKAMGGVFPVVFFLIAALAMLTTMTRMTNNQRTQIGILKALGFSKRKIFFHYISYGVWIGFIGGIIGLVVGPLLIPPILFTMQKTIYSLPNWSIAIAPASFVSVILSVLCCGASSFFACRQQMKEVPASSLRPKPPKVGKHTRLEKSKLWHKFGFSVQWNIRDLIRSPIRSIMAVVGVMGCAALLLFGLGLKDSINGVSTWMYGDLNVYESKINLQKSITDEELKNIKNTYKGQWIQESKVQIRYNSINESGALTVLSEGDQIIYENENGQKIVMPREGIGISYKMAEVIKAKIGDTIEWRIMGSKDWVKSDIKAIYRTPMGQGIAMSEKAYTKIGQKYLETTLLTSQKSSNIKKVAGIKSIQDKNQLIDSFNDLLESMQMIVVILIIAAFVLGSVVLYNLGVLSFTERNRELATLKVLGFFSKQIRVLLLQQNIWLTIVGIIGGLPFGFILVRFMLSTMSKETDMIAQITPISWALSIAATFLLSMVVSLFLSMKVKHIDMVSSLKSVE, encoded by the coding sequence ATGCTTCTGAGAAAAATGTTAAGGGATATGAAAGCAAAGAAAGCACAGTTTATTTCAATTTTCCTAATGGCTATACTTGGGGTACTTATATACTCAGGCATGAATGCTGAATGGTATGGTATGAGGCAGGAAGTGGATAAATATTATAAAGAAATGCGGCTTGCAGACTATTGGGTAAAGAGTAACAATTTTACTAAAGAAGATGTAGACAAGGTAAAAAACATTTCAGGTGTAAAGTCGGTGGCACGAAGACTGACATTTGATTCATCACTGGATATGAAAGATGATCCAACGCTTCGTATAAATATAGTTGAGAGTAATATAATTTCTTTACCTTTGTTAGTTAATGGAGAGGAATTTGAAATTTCTAAAGATGGTATTTGGCTTGATGACTCTTTTGCAAATGCTCGGGGACTAAGGGTAGGAGATAAGTTAAAATTTGAGTTAAATGGTTTGAAGCTTGAAAAGAATATCCTTGGATTGATTATGCATCCAGAGTATGTTCATAATGTTGAGGATAATAGTGTACTGGTGCCAAATCATAAGACTTTCGGGTTTGCTTTTTTATCGAGTGCAGCATTGCCGCAAGGAATACAGATTCCTTATAATCAGCTTCTAATTGAGAAAGAGGACAAAATTATCAACGAAAATTTGAAGCCCCAAATAGAAGATATCTTTTCTGACAGGTATAGCATAGTAATAGGACGGGATATGCAACCAAGTGTCGTTGCTTTTGATACTGAAATAGAACAGAATAAGGCTATGGGTGGAGTTTTTCCTGTAGTGTTTTTTCTAATAGCAGCACTAGCTATGTTAACAACTATGACACGAATGACGAATAATCAAAGGACTCAGATAGGAATCCTCAAAGCTCTTGGGTTTTCTAAAAGAAAAATCTTCTTTCATTACATATCATATGGTGTTTGGATTGGATTTATTGGAGGTATCATAGGTTTGGTTGTCGGTCCATTACTGATACCCCCTATACTGTTTACTATGCAAAAAACAATTTATTCACTTCCAAATTGGTCAATAGCAATTGCTCCTGCATCATTTGTTTCAGTAATCCTATCAGTTTTGTGTTGCGGTGCTTCCAGTTTTTTTGCATGCAGACAACAGATGAAAGAGGTTCCTGCTTCATCATTAAGGCCTAAGCCTCCAAAAGTAGGGAAGCATACACGATTAGAGAAGAGCAAGTTATGGCATAAGTTTGGTTTTTCCGTACAATGGAATATACGTGATCTAATTAGAAGCCCGATTCGTTCTATCATGGCAGTTGTAGGAGTTATGGGGTGTGCTGCATTACTGCTATTTGGTCTAGGATTAAAAGATTCGATAAATGGGGTAAGCACATGGATGTATGGAGACCTAAATGTTTATGAGAGTAAAATTAATTTGCAAAAATCCATAACAGATGAAGAATTAAAAAATATTAAGAATACCTATAAAGGACAGTGGATTCAAGAGTCTAAAGTGCAGATTAGGTATAACAGCATTAATGAAAGTGGAGCGTTGACGGTTTTATCTGAGGGTGATCAGATAATATATGAAAATGAAAATGGACAAAAGATTGTCATGCCTAGAGAAGGAATTGGAATATCATACAAAATGGCTGAGGTAATAAAAGCTAAAATTGGAGATACTATAGAGTGGAGAATAATGGGCAGTAAAGACTGGGTGAAGTCTGATATTAAAGCTATTTATAGAACACCAATGGGTCAAGGAATTGCAATGTCTGAAAAAGCTTATACGAAAATTGGTCAGAAGTACTTAGAAACAACTTTATTGACCTCTCAAAAATCAAGTAACATAAAAAAAGTGGCGGGAATAAAAAGTATTCAAGATAAAAACCAGTTGATTGATTCATTTAATGATTTACTAGAAAGTATGCAAATGATTGTCGTCATTTTGATAATTGCAGCATTTGTTTTGGGAAGTGTAGTATTATATAATCTAGGGGTGCTTTCCTTTACAGAACGTAATAGAGAGCTGGCAACATTAAAAGTATTGGGCTTTTTTTCAAAGCAAATTCGTGTTTTATTGCTTCAACAAAATATATGGCTAACAATTGTAGGTATTATTGGAGGATTGCCTTTTGGTTTTATTTTAGTAAGGTTCATGCTGTCTACAATGTCTAAGGAAACCGATATGATAGCACAAATCACGCCAATATCATGGGCTTTGAGTATAGCAGCAACATTCTTATTATCCATGGTAGTTAGCTTGTTTCTATCTATGAAGGTTAAGCATATTGATATGGTTTCTTCATTAAAATCAGTCGAATAA
- a CDS encoding ABC transporter ATP-binding protein, whose product MSLINFEKVSKVYDVGAVKFKAVDGISFEIDKGEFVVILGPSGAGKSTVLNLLGGMDHATEGSIYIDGVDITKYDENGLTAYRRDVIGFIFQFYNLIPSLTAYENVAITKENKKDVLDPKTTLSLVGLKDHFDKFPAQLSGGEQQRVSIARAICKNPKLLLCDEPTGALDSETGVIILSLLQKMSRESGHTVVIVTHNSALAPAADRVIKMRSGKISDQIINKSPLAVEEVNW is encoded by the coding sequence ATGTCATTAATAAATTTTGAAAAGGTCAGCAAGGTATATGATGTAGGAGCGGTTAAATTTAAGGCAGTTGACGGTATTAGTTTTGAAATTGACAAGGGCGAGTTTGTTGTTATCCTTGGACCTAGTGGAGCAGGTAAAAGTACTGTGTTAAATCTTCTAGGAGGTATGGATCATGCAACAGAGGGATCAATTTATATTGATGGTGTAGATATTACCAAATATGACGAAAATGGGTTAACAGCTTATAGGAGAGATGTGATTGGATTTATATTTCAGTTTTACAATCTTATCCCCTCGCTTACAGCGTATGAAAATGTAGCAATAACAAAAGAGAATAAAAAAGATGTATTAGACCCAAAAACAACGTTATCTTTAGTAGGCCTGAAAGATCATTTTGACAAATTTCCTGCTCAGCTTTCCGGGGGTGAACAACAGCGTGTTTCTATTGCAAGAGCAATATGTAAAAATCCGAAGCTGCTTCTTTGCGATGAACCAACAGGTGCCCTTGATAGTGAAACGGGTGTGATTATCCTGTCCCTTTTACAAAAGATGAGCAGAGAAAGCGGACACACAGTAGTGATAGTTACACACAATTCTGCATTGGCTCCTGCTGCTGACCGGGTGATTAAAATGAGAAGTGGAAAAATTAGCGATCAGATTATCAATAAGTCTCCATTAGCTGTGGAGGAGGTGAATTGGTAA
- a CDS encoding TetR/AcrR family transcriptional regulator, whose product MKRIVKPRNERINEILDIAQTLFLNYGFEQTTISNIVKETKIAQGTFYYYFKSKDELLNAIMKRSIDKITKNAFMVVNNNNINAIKKIEIILNNFLAYDGWNNEMITYIHNKDSMIHHMIEMQIIENLVPLVKDILLQGINEKIFDVPYPQEISEFIVLGVGGMYDQFRQPKEDQNSMNNRIKAIKLMLIRILGINENIYNFNF is encoded by the coding sequence ATGAAAAGAATCGTAAAACCTAGAAATGAAAGAATTAACGAAATACTGGATATTGCTCAAACCTTATTCTTGAATTATGGTTTTGAGCAAACTACAATTAGTAATATAGTGAAAGAAACAAAAATTGCTCAGGGTACCTTTTATTATTATTTTAAATCAAAAGATGAATTATTAAATGCAATTATGAAACGAAGTATTGATAAAATTACTAAAAATGCTTTTATGGTTGTAAATAACAATAATATTAATGCAATTAAGAAAATAGAAATTATTTTGAATAATTTTTTAGCTTATGACGGTTGGAACAATGAGATGATTACTTATATCCATAATAAGGATTCAATGATACACCATATGATTGAAATGCAAATAATAGAAAATCTTGTTCCACTTGTTAAGGATATTCTCTTACAAGGAATAAACGAAAAAATCTTTGATGTTCCATATCCTCAAGAGATTTCCGAGTTTATTGTATTGGGTGTGGGAGGAATGTATGATCAATTTCGGCAACCAAAGGAAGATCAGAATTCAATGAATAACAGGATTAAAGCAATTAAGTTAATGCTAATTCGCATATTAGGTATAAACGAAAACATATATAATTTTAATTTTTAA
- a CDS encoding U32 family peptidase has protein sequence MTNKNNFSMPYSLGCNFDPKLIEVISKIDKGKSIKSVFGKMRSDLLGGGRASMVLPDISIRELKEYIELCHSKGLKFNYLLNPMCMENKEFSPRYHKKIISYIDNLVSIGIDAVTVNSPYLCELIKKRYPNIKVSIGLYAYIFDLHHIEYWHNLGADELTLFHKINRNFELLEKMLNYTKNSNMSLRLIANNVCLHSCPYAVMHGTSQAHASQNKHFSKHVNLDYCLLKCTTEKIKNPTQLIASEWIRPEDIKHYENLCEKTGNYNFSIKLLDRTKSTDFLTKVIKAYTQKVYNGNLLDILVWPRLSETVKVHKKPFIFKAITGRYNIDEVKKFFDAFNLPDFYLDNRKLDGFLEKFTTKFVCDEFTCEGSEISKPSGITKCSYCKTWAEKAISFNDEERKKWLLKTDSVNSGLVESKIFE, from the coding sequence ATGACGAATAAAAATAATTTTAGCATGCCATACTCACTGGGATGCAACTTTGATCCGAAATTAATTGAAGTTATATCAAAGATTGACAAAGGGAAGTCAATTAAATCGGTATTTGGAAAAATGAGAAGTGACTTGCTTGGGGGGGGCAGAGCTTCTATGGTTTTGCCGGATATTAGCATTAGGGAGCTAAAAGAATATATTGAATTATGCCATTCAAAGGGCCTGAAATTTAATTATCTACTCAATCCAATGTGTATGGAGAATAAAGAATTTAGTCCCAGATACCATAAAAAAATAATTTCTTATATTGACAACTTGGTTAGCATAGGAATAGATGCCGTAACCGTAAATTCGCCATATTTGTGTGAACTAATTAAAAAGAGATATCCGAATATTAAGGTTTCAATTGGATTGTATGCATATATATTTGATTTGCACCATATAGAATATTGGCACAATCTGGGGGCAGATGAGCTAACATTGTTCCACAAAATTAATAGAAATTTTGAGCTTCTTGAGAAAATGCTTAACTATACCAAGAATTCTAATATGTCTCTTAGGTTGATTGCAAATAATGTATGCCTTCATTCATGTCCTTATGCTGTAATGCACGGAACCAGTCAAGCTCATGCAAGCCAGAATAAACACTTTTCAAAGCATGTAAACCTCGACTATTGCTTACTAAAGTGCACAACGGAAAAAATTAAAAATCCAACTCAACTTATTGCGTCTGAATGGATACGACCTGAGGATATAAAGCATTATGAAAATTTGTGTGAGAAAACAGGAAACTACAATTTTTCTATAAAGCTGCTGGATAGAACAAAAAGTACAGATTTTTTGACAAAAGTAATAAAAGCATATACACAAAAAGTATATAATGGAAATCTACTAGACATATTAGTGTGGCCAAGGCTTTCTGAGACTGTTAAGGTACATAAAAAGCCTTTTATTTTTAAAGCAATTACAGGGCGATACAATATAGATGAAGTCAAAAAGTTTTTTGATGCATTCAATCTTCCAGATTTTTATTTGGATAATAGAAAGTTAGATGGGTTTCTGGAAAAGTTTACGACAAAGTTTGTATGTGATGAGTTTACATGCGAAGGATCAGAAATATCAAAGCCGAGTGGAATAACTAAGTGTTCCTACTGCAAAACATGGGCAGAGAAAGCAATATCTTTCAACGATGAAGAACGTAAAAAGTGGTTATTAAAAACTGACAGTGTTAATTCTGGGTTAGTTGAGAGTAAAATTTTTGAATAA